CTGGGCGTCCCTGCCCACGACTCCCAAGGCCTGCCCGGCGAGCCGCCCTTGCGGGTAGTACCGTTTGGGCTCATGGTAGAAACCGATTCCCTCGATCTTGAGGCGCCTGACGCGCTGCGCCTCGCGCGGCGTCACCTGCCGCTTGAGCCACACAAAGGGTTCGCCGGCGGTCATCTTGCGGCGCACGTCGGCGCGCTTCATGTCCAGCGCGCGCGCCACGTCGGCCACGACCTTGCCGGTGACCTTCAGGCGCCGTGGGCGCACGTACACCGACTGGGTCTCGATGCTGATGGCCAGCGCATCGCCGCCGCGGCCGAAGATGGTGCCGCGCTCGGGCTGGACGATCCACTCCTGGAGGTGCTGCCTCTCGCCCATGCGCGCGAGCCGCTCCCCGTCGAAGGCCTGGAGCTGTATGGCGCGAAGCGCCACGGTCACCAGCAGCACCAGGAGCAGGCCCCCGGCTACCCGCAACCGAAACCGCATTCTCGCGGCAAGTTCCTGTGGGTTCTCCTTGGTCATGGTACGATGACGACGTGCTTACCTTCCGGGTCCTTGAGGCCGAGACGCTTCCGCGCCATGGTCTCCACACGGTCGGGAGCGGTCAGTGACCCCAACTCCAGCTTCAATTCGCGATTCGTCTGCTCCAGCCGGCGCTCCAGCTTGGCGGCGGTGGAGAGCACGTAACCCAGTTGCACGACGCGCAGCCGCTGCCACACCAGCAGCAACGCCAACGCCACCAGCAGGCAACTCAGCACGATGGGCAGCCACGCATCGCTGCGC
Above is a genomic segment from Deltaproteobacteria bacterium containing:
- the ftsL gene encoding cell division protein FtsL, with the protein product MLRTGEQPTRTTGVLDQQDVAEARVAARRSDAWLPIVLSCLLVALALLLVWQRLRVVQLGYVLSTAAKLERRLEQTNRELKLELGSLTAPDRVETMARKRLGLKDPEGKHVVIVP